The Pseudoxanthobacter soli DSM 19599 genome contains a region encoding:
- the rsmH gene encoding 16S rRNA (cytosine(1402)-N(4))-methyltransferase RsmH, translating into MTTGAPAAPSSLPSADARHRPVMLNEVVAALAPLEGRVVIDGTFGAGGYSRAILAAGAEVIAIDRDPHAVAAGRAVEAASGGRLTLVHGRFSALDEHARAVLAGRRTTVDGVVLDVGVSSMQLDEAERGFSFRGDGPLDMRMSQDGMSAADLVNDADIGTLTRIIGLYGEERRARAVARAIVERRKELPFSRTADLARLVERVVPKSGDGIHPATRTFQALRIAVNRELDELVEALGAAERILAAGGRLVVVAFHSLEDRIVKRFLADRTRERAGGSRHLPEAEVPPATFRVAVRGVVAPSSEEVAANPRARSAKLRAAERTGAPARPVDPDAFGVPSVIIGTGG; encoded by the coding sequence ATGACGACCGGCGCTCCCGCGGCCCCCTCTTCCCTTCCCTCCGCCGATGCGCGCCACCGGCCCGTGATGCTCAACGAGGTGGTGGCTGCGCTCGCCCCGCTCGAGGGACGCGTGGTGATCGACGGCACGTTCGGTGCCGGCGGCTACAGCCGTGCCATTCTCGCCGCCGGAGCCGAGGTGATCGCGATCGACCGCGACCCCCACGCCGTCGCGGCCGGTCGCGCGGTCGAAGCCGCATCCGGCGGACGCCTGACCCTCGTCCACGGCCGCTTTTCCGCGCTCGACGAACACGCCCGGGCTGTCCTTGCGGGCCGGCGGACGACCGTCGACGGCGTGGTGCTCGACGTCGGCGTTTCCTCGATGCAGCTCGACGAGGCCGAACGCGGCTTTTCGTTCCGCGGGGACGGTCCGCTCGACATGCGGATGTCCCAGGACGGCATGAGCGCCGCCGATCTCGTGAACGATGCCGACATCGGCACGCTGACCCGCATCATCGGGCTCTATGGCGAGGAGCGGCGCGCCCGTGCGGTCGCCCGTGCGATCGTGGAGCGCCGCAAGGAGCTGCCGTTCTCGCGCACCGCCGACCTCGCGCGGCTGGTGGAACGCGTGGTGCCGAAATCCGGCGACGGCATTCATCCGGCCACCCGCACGTTCCAGGCGCTGCGCATCGCCGTCAACCGCGAACTCGACGAACTCGTCGAAGCGCTGGGCGCGGCCGAACGCATCCTCGCGGCCGGCGGACGGCTGGTGGTGGTGGCCTTCCACAGCCTGGAAGACCGCATCGTGAAGCGCTTCCTGGCCGATCGCACGCGCGAGCGGGCCGGCGGATCGCGCCACCTGCCCGAGGCCGAGGTGCCGCCGGCGACCTTCCGCGTCGCCGTGCGTGGCGTCGTCGCTCCCTCGTCCGAGGAAGTCGCGGCCAATCCCCGCGCCCGCTCGGCAAAGCTGCGCGCGGCCGAGCGCACGGGCGCACCGGCACGCCCGGTCGATCCCGACGCCTTCGGCGTGCCATCCGTGATCATCGGCACGGGAGGCTGA
- the ftsL gene encoding cell division protein FtsL translates to MMRRFPYGRLLSVLLALATIVVAAFAFEEKRDSAHAASQLAKLKREIAREHEKIADLKAEWALLDQPSRLQGIAMRYGDVLHLQFLDPKQIGTLADIPERPPEPEIPAEGASHGAQARASGGQTAGGQMAANPAPVHRDAIDALVTGSIGAVPNDPAAAAQDDTEEEDGGNPLSATE, encoded by the coding sequence ATGATGCGTCGTTTCCCTTATGGCCGCCTTCTCAGCGTCCTTCTCGCGCTCGCCACCATCGTGGTCGCCGCCTTCGCGTTCGAGGAGAAGCGCGACAGCGCGCACGCCGCTTCCCAATTGGCGAAGTTGAAGCGCGAGATCGCTCGCGAGCACGAGAAGATCGCCGACCTCAAGGCCGAATGGGCGCTGCTCGACCAGCCCTCGCGGCTGCAGGGCATCGCCATGCGCTACGGCGACGTGCTGCACCTCCAGTTCCTCGATCCGAAGCAGATCGGCACGCTCGCCGACATTCCGGAACGGCCGCCCGAGCCGGAGATCCCCGCGGAAGGCGCGAGCCACGGTGCCCAGGCGCGCGCGTCCGGCGGACAGACCGCGGGCGGCCAGATGGCAGCCAACCCTGCCCCCGTCCACCGCGACGCCATCGACGCGCTGGTGACGGGCTCGATCGGCGCCGTGCCGAACGATCCCGCTGCGGCGGCCCAGGACGACACCGAAGAAGAAGACGGCGGCAATCCGCTGTCGGCGACAGAGTGA
- a CDS encoding peptidoglycan D,D-transpeptidase FtsI family protein, with the protein MSLTMTSGAMLPNIRRLGKTAQDSTRGRIGLAMLGFSLLFVVFVGRLGQLALAPDHAATAWRSAQDAVAAARPDIVDRNGEILATDIRSVSLFAEPRKVLDADEASELLSSVLPELGDASTRNRLASKAGFIWLKRELSPARQRQIYDLGIPGIGFLQENRRFYPGGNVAAHILGGVNVDNQGIAGLEKEVDGQGLADLHALGFAQTRNLEPVKTSIDLRIQHAVRDELVQAVERYRAEAAIGIVLDVETGEVIAMSSVPDFDSNDPVEALEKNKMNRATAGVYELGSVFKTFTIAAAFDVGKISVNSVFDASVPLRIGRFAIHDFHGKHRPLTVPEIFIYSSNIGTGRIALSIGGGAMKEYFGRFGFLQKLKTDLPEVGAPIVPRSWKDITVATTAFGHGISVSPMQAASAGAALMNGGRYIPPTFFPRTKEEADKIAVRIVQPHTSDMMRYLFRLNAEKGSGRRANIPGFDVGGKTGTAEKVIGGRYSKDQNVNSFMAAFPMDHPRYLLLATIDDPRPETPGAGRSSGANAVPLAANILRRIMPMLGIQPGVDMPAEQILASGPMTQAGAMAGMKTLAGND; encoded by the coding sequence ATGAGCCTGACCATGACCTCCGGCGCCATGCTTCCCAATATCCGGCGCCTCGGCAAGACCGCGCAGGACTCCACCCGTGGCCGCATCGGACTGGCGATGCTCGGCTTTTCGCTGCTGTTCGTCGTGTTCGTCGGTCGGCTGGGCCAGCTCGCGCTGGCGCCGGACCATGCCGCGACCGCCTGGCGTTCGGCGCAGGATGCCGTCGCCGCCGCCCGCCCCGACATCGTCGACCGCAACGGCGAAATCCTCGCGACCGACATCCGCTCGGTGTCGCTGTTTGCCGAGCCGCGCAAGGTGCTGGACGCCGACGAGGCCTCGGAGCTGCTTTCGAGCGTGCTTCCGGAACTCGGCGATGCCTCCACGCGCAACCGCCTCGCCTCCAAGGCAGGGTTCATCTGGCTGAAGCGCGAGCTTTCGCCGGCCCGTCAGCGGCAGATCTACGATCTCGGCATTCCCGGCATCGGCTTCCTTCAGGAGAACCGGCGCTTCTATCCCGGCGGCAACGTCGCGGCCCACATCCTCGGCGGCGTGAACGTCGACAACCAGGGCATCGCGGGTTTGGAGAAGGAAGTCGACGGCCAGGGCCTCGCGGACCTGCACGCGCTCGGCTTCGCCCAGACCCGCAATCTCGAGCCGGTCAAGACCTCCATCGACCTGCGCATCCAGCACGCGGTGCGCGACGAACTCGTGCAGGCGGTCGAGCGCTATCGCGCCGAAGCGGCCATCGGCATCGTCCTCGACGTCGAGACCGGCGAAGTGATCGCCATGAGCTCCGTCCCGGACTTCGATTCGAACGATCCGGTCGAGGCGCTCGAAAAGAACAAGATGAACCGGGCGACCGCCGGTGTTTACGAACTCGGCTCGGTGTTCAAGACCTTCACGATCGCCGCGGCCTTCGATGTCGGCAAGATCAGTGTGAACTCGGTGTTCGACGCCTCCGTGCCGTTGAGGATCGGCCGCTTCGCGATTCACGATTTCCACGGCAAGCATCGCCCGCTCACCGTTCCCGAGATCTTCATCTACTCGTCCAACATCGGCACCGGCCGCATCGCACTCTCCATCGGCGGCGGCGCGATGAAGGAATATTTCGGCCGCTTCGGCTTTCTTCAGAAGCTGAAGACCGACCTGCCGGAGGTGGGCGCACCGATCGTGCCGCGCAGCTGGAAGGACATCACCGTCGCCACCACGGCGTTCGGCCACGGCATTTCCGTGAGCCCGATGCAGGCCGCCTCCGCCGGCGCCGCGCTGATGAACGGCGGCCGCTACATTCCGCCGACCTTCTTCCCCCGCACCAAGGAAGAGGCCGACAAGATCGCGGTTCGAATCGTCCAGCCGCATACCAGCGACATGATGCGCTACCTGTTCCGTCTCAATGCGGAGAAGGGCTCGGGCCGGCGCGCGAACATCCCGGGCTTCGACGTCGGCGGCAAGACCGGCACCGCCGAGAAGGTGATCGGCGGGCGCTACTCCAAGGACCAGAACGTCAACTCGTTCATGGCGGCGTTCCCGATGGACCACCCGCGCTATCTGCTGCTGGCCACCATCGACGACCCCCGTCCGGAGACGCCGGGCGCGGGACGGTCCTCCGGCGCCAATGCCGTGCCGCTCGCCGCCAACATCCTGCGCCGCATCATGCCGATGCTCGGCATCCAGCCGGGCGTCGACATGCCGGCCGAGCAGATCCTGGCTTCCGGGCCGATGACCCAGGCAGGGGCCATGGCCGGAATGAAGACGCTCGCCGGAAACGACTGA
- a CDS encoding UDP-N-acetylmuramoyl-L-alanyl-D-glutamate--2,6-diaminopimelate ligase — MRLADLAPDLVSSPAEGGVAVAGLTADSRKAGPGVLFAGLPGTHADGAAFAATAVKAGSPAVLVGLESTVPPDLGVPVLRDADPRRRLALMAARLNAPQPETIVAVTGTAGKTSVAAFTRQIFEAAGHPAASLGTLGIVTAASKVYGSLTTPDPVTLHADLARLAREGITHVAMEASSHGLDQRRLDGVELTAAAFTNLGRDHMDYHPTVEDYLAAKLRLFRELLPEGAPVVVDPDAPGGREVVASARERGLPLVTVGANGETLRLVSATPEGTGQRLTIESADGVHTAFLPLLGDFQIANALTAAGLAIAVGITPAVALDALAGLEGAPGRLDLVGRTAEGAPVFVDYAHKPDALEAVLTTLRPITPGRLVVVFGAGGDRDRGKRPLMGAIASRLADTVIVTDDNPRSEEPADIRRAILAAAPGAIEIGDRDKAIAAGVAMLGADDVLVVAGKGHETGQIVGGTVLPFSDHEAVLRALAAHAAPSSPETAR; from the coding sequence ATGCGCCTCGCCGACCTCGCCCCGGATCTCGTCTCCAGCCCCGCCGAAGGCGGCGTCGCTGTCGCGGGTCTGACGGCGGACAGCCGCAAGGCCGGGCCGGGCGTGCTGTTCGCCGGCTTGCCGGGCACGCATGCCGACGGTGCCGCCTTCGCCGCGACCGCGGTGAAGGCCGGCTCGCCGGCCGTGCTCGTCGGGCTGGAATCGACGGTGCCGCCGGACCTCGGCGTGCCGGTGCTGCGCGATGCCGATCCCCGTCGCCGTCTCGCGCTGATGGCCGCGCGGCTTAACGCACCGCAGCCGGAGACCATCGTCGCGGTGACCGGAACGGCCGGCAAGACCTCGGTCGCCGCCTTTACCCGCCAGATCTTCGAAGCCGCCGGCCATCCGGCTGCGAGCCTCGGCACACTCGGCATCGTCACCGCCGCATCCAAGGTCTACGGCAGCCTGACGACGCCGGATCCGGTGACGCTCCACGCCGATCTCGCCCGGCTTGCCCGCGAGGGCATCACCCATGTGGCGATGGAGGCCTCCAGCCACGGGCTCGACCAGCGCCGGCTCGACGGCGTCGAACTGACGGCTGCCGCCTTCACCAATCTCGGCCGCGACCACATGGACTATCATCCGACGGTCGAGGACTATCTCGCCGCCAAGCTGCGCCTGTTCCGCGAACTGCTGCCGGAAGGCGCGCCCGTCGTGGTCGACCCCGACGCGCCGGGCGGCCGCGAGGTGGTCGCCTCCGCCCGCGAGCGGGGCCTGCCGCTCGTCACCGTCGGGGCGAACGGCGAGACGCTTCGCCTCGTTTCCGCGACACCCGAAGGAACGGGCCAGCGGCTGACGATCGAATCCGCCGACGGCGTCCACACCGCGTTCCTGCCCCTTCTCGGCGATTTCCAGATCGCGAACGCGCTGACCGCCGCCGGCCTCGCCATCGCTGTCGGGATCACGCCCGCCGTTGCGCTCGATGCGCTTGCGGGGCTGGAAGGCGCGCCAGGCCGCCTCGATCTCGTCGGCCGCACGGCCGAAGGTGCGCCGGTGTTCGTCGACTATGCCCACAAGCCCGATGCCCTCGAAGCCGTGCTGACCACGCTGCGGCCGATCACGCCCGGCCGTCTGGTCGTCGTGTTCGGCGCGGGCGGAGACCGGGACCGGGGCAAGCGGCCGCTGATGGGGGCCATCGCGTCCCGCCTCGCCGACACGGTCATCGTCACCGACGACAACCCGCGCAGCGAGGAACCTGCGGACATCCGCCGCGCCATCCTGGCGGCCGCGCCCGGTGCCATCGAGATCGGTGATCGGGACAAGGCGATCGCCGCCGGCGTCGCCATGCTCGGCGCAGACGATGTGCTCGTCGTCGCCGGCAAGGGCCACGAAACCGGCCAGATCGTCGGCGGAACCGTGTTGCCGTTTTCCGACCATGAAGCGGTGCTTCGTGCACTCGCCGCACACGCGGCCCCTTCCTCGCCGGAGACCGCCCGATGA
- a CDS encoding UDP-N-acetylmuramoylalanyl-D-glutamyl-2,6-diaminopimelate--D-alanyl-D-alanine ligase, whose product MTALWTFDAMVDATGGRLVPAGDGVVTGLSIDTRTLQPGDAFFAITGERLDGHDYVTAALASGASIAVVAAERLSSFADAGTKLVVPDVLAALRDLAAAARRRSAAKIVAITGSVGKTGTKEAMRRALSACGSTHASAASFNNHWGVPLSLARMPTDTDFGVFEIGMSAPGEIAPLVRLVRPHVAIVTTIAAAHAAFFSSEEAIADAKAEIFLGLEPGGTAVLNRDNRHFDRLAAAARAVGARIVGFGTDAAADVRLVDVRLEADRSEVEIELFGRRLAYELGAPGRHLVMNSLAIAAAVDAVGADLEVALGALGGFSAPVGRGKRHVLQLAGGTAMLIDESYNANPTSMRAAFEVLALAPVGPGGRRIAVLGDMRELGADGPALHAALAADIEAAGIDRVHCAGPLMASLYDALPASLRGARAETAAELEPAIEADLAPGDVLMIKASNGSRLGPVVAHLCTRFAGGTAVGSGV is encoded by the coding sequence ATGACCGCGTTGTGGACCTTTGACGCCATGGTCGATGCCACCGGCGGCCGGCTGGTGCCGGCCGGCGACGGTGTCGTCACCGGGCTTTCCATCGATACGCGCACCCTGCAGCCAGGGGACGCGTTCTTCGCGATCACCGGCGAGCGACTGGACGGCCACGACTACGTCACCGCAGCGCTTGCGAGCGGCGCATCGATCGCTGTGGTCGCCGCCGAACGGTTGTCTTCCTTCGCCGATGCCGGCACCAAGCTGGTGGTGCCGGACGTGCTGGCAGCCTTGCGCGACCTCGCCGCCGCGGCCCGGCGGCGATCGGCGGCCAAGATCGTGGCCATCACCGGCAGCGTCGGCAAGACCGGCACCAAGGAGGCGATGCGCCGCGCGCTTTCGGCCTGCGGCTCCACCCATGCCTCGGCCGCGTCCTTCAACAACCACTGGGGCGTGCCGCTGTCGCTCGCCCGGATGCCGACCGACACCGATTTCGGCGTGTTCGAGATCGGCATGAGCGCACCGGGCGAGATCGCGCCGCTGGTCAGGCTCGTGCGCCCGCACGTCGCGATCGTGACCACGATCGCCGCCGCACATGCCGCGTTCTTTTCATCCGAAGAGGCCATCGCCGACGCCAAGGCCGAGATCTTCCTCGGCCTCGAGCCGGGCGGCACCGCCGTCCTCAACCGTGACAACCGCCATTTCGACCGGCTGGCGGCCGCGGCGAGGGCCGTCGGCGCGCGGATCGTCGGCTTCGGTACCGATGCCGCTGCCGACGTGCGTCTCGTCGACGTCCGTCTCGAAGCGGATCGCTCGGAAGTCGAGATCGAGCTCTTCGGCCGGCGGCTCGCCTATGAGCTCGGCGCTCCCGGCCGTCATCTTGTGATGAACAGCCTTGCGATCGCGGCAGCGGTGGATGCCGTCGGCGCCGATCTCGAGGTTGCCCTCGGCGCGCTCGGCGGATTTTCGGCGCCCGTCGGCCGCGGCAAACGCCACGTGCTGCAGCTTGCCGGCGGCACCGCGATGCTGATCGACGAAAGCTACAACGCCAATCCGACGTCGATGCGCGCCGCCTTCGAGGTGCTGGCGCTCGCACCCGTCGGTCCGGGAGGGCGGCGGATCGCGGTCCTCGGCGACATGCGCGAGCTCGGTGCCGACGGCCCGGCGCTGCATGCTGCGCTGGCCGCGGACATTGAGGCCGCCGGGATCGACCGCGTCCATTGCGCCGGACCGCTGATGGCCTCGCTCTACGACGCCTTGCCCGCCTCATTGCGCGGCGCCCGTGCCGAGACCGCCGCCGAACTCGAACCGGCCATCGAGGCCGACCTCGCGCCGGGCGACGTCCTCATGATCAAGGCTTCCAACGGCAGCCGGCTCGGACCGGTCGTCGCCCATCTTTGCACCCGATTCGCGGGCGGGACCGCGGTCGGTTCGGGGGTTTGA
- the mraY gene encoding phospho-N-acetylmuramoyl-pentapeptide-transferase, protein MLYFLADFSGHASFLNVFRYITFRTVAAMMTGLLFVFLFGPAIIASLRVRQGKGQPIRTDGPQSHLAKRGTPTMGGLMILSGLVVSTLLWGNLTNPYLWVVLLVTLGFGMIGFYDDYLKVTKQSHKGFSGKVRLLIEALIAGTAAVVMSHLAAPHLATSLAVPFFKDVIINLGWFFAPFAILVIVGAGNAVNLTDGLDGLAIVPVMIAAGSFGVITYLAGNVVFADYLQIHFVSGVGELAVLCAAMIGAGIGFLWFNAPPAAIFMGDTGSLALGGMLGAIAVAAKHEVVLVIIGGLFVIEALSVIIQVISFKTTGRRVFRMAPIHHHFEQLGWTEPQVVIRFWIIAMVLALIGLSTLKLR, encoded by the coding sequence ATGCTCTATTTCCTCGCCGATTTCAGCGGACACGCCTCGTTCCTGAACGTGTTCCGCTACATCACCTTCCGCACGGTCGCGGCGATGATGACGGGCCTCCTGTTCGTGTTCCTGTTCGGGCCGGCGATCATCGCCTCGCTCCGGGTGCGGCAGGGCAAGGGCCAGCCGATCCGCACCGACGGCCCCCAGAGCCACCTCGCCAAGCGGGGCACGCCGACCATGGGCGGGCTGATGATCCTCTCGGGCCTCGTCGTCTCGACGCTGCTCTGGGGCAACCTCACCAACCCCTATCTGTGGGTGGTGCTGCTCGTCACACTCGGCTTCGGGATGATCGGGTTCTACGACGACTATCTCAAGGTGACGAAGCAGAGCCACAAGGGCTTCTCCGGCAAGGTGCGCCTGCTGATCGAGGCGCTGATCGCCGGCACGGCCGCCGTGGTGATGAGCCATCTCGCCGCCCCGCACCTCGCGACATCCCTCGCGGTGCCGTTCTTCAAGGACGTGATCATCAATCTCGGCTGGTTCTTCGCGCCGTTCGCCATTCTGGTGATCGTCGGCGCCGGCAATGCCGTGAACCTGACGGACGGGCTCGACGGCCTCGCCATCGTGCCGGTGATGATCGCGGCCGGCTCCTTCGGCGTCATCACCTACCTCGCCGGCAACGTGGTGTTCGCCGACTATCTGCAGATCCACTTCGTCAGCGGCGTCGGCGAGCTTGCGGTGCTGTGCGCGGCGATGATCGGGGCCGGCATCGGTTTCCTGTGGTTCAACGCTCCGCCGGCCGCGATCTTCATGGGAGACACCGGCTCGCTCGCCCTCGGCGGCATGCTCGGCGCCATCGCGGTGGCGGCGAAGCATGAGGTGGTGCTCGTCATCATCGGCGGCCTGTTCGTGATCGAGGCGCTCTCCGTCATCATCCAGGTGATCTCGTTCAAGACCACCGGCCGGCGCGTGTTCCGGATGGCGCCGATCCACCACCATTTCGAGCAGCTCGGCTGGACGGAGCCCCAGGTCGTGATCCGCTTCTGGATCATCGCCATGGTGCTCGCCCTGATCGGGCTCTCCACTCTGAAGCTGCGGTGA
- the murD gene encoding UDP-N-acetylmuramoyl-L-alanine--D-glutamate ligase, whose protein sequence is MIPLVSLKGAKIGVLGLGRAGRSVAAAAAAGGAEVYVHDDDEGAVERLGIVGAVQTDLATGPWPALDLLVASPGAAHIYPKPHRVIERAWGEGVPVDNEIGLFFAAIAHSGATVIAITGTNGKSTTTALTRHLVASSGRAVQMGGNIGVPVFDLDMPAPGDVVVLELSSYQIDQARQLSPDIAVFLNLTPDHYDRHGGRGGYFAAKRRLFEVGRPRVSVIGVDEEEGRFLANLTRAGREPGGSTIAISATRDLGGHGLSYRFDGEAIVELRDGEARARYPLAGIGSLRGVHNAQNAAAAIAAVRAAGLAADVVADGLKTFPGLAHRLETVGRRGKVLFINDSKATNADSTAKALASFERIYWIAGGVPKAGGIADLAPFFGRIAKSYLIGEAAADFAATLEGRVPFELNGTLDAAVAAAARDAAGDGAAEPVVLLSPACASFDQFKSFEQRGDVFRTLVSGLAGIEMGGA, encoded by the coding sequence ATGATCCCGCTCGTTTCCCTCAAGGGCGCGAAGATCGGCGTGCTCGGCCTCGGCCGGGCCGGCCGTTCCGTCGCAGCCGCCGCAGCGGCCGGCGGGGCCGAAGTCTATGTGCACGATGACGACGAAGGTGCCGTCGAGCGCCTCGGTATCGTCGGGGCGGTCCAGACCGACCTCGCGACAGGCCCGTGGCCCGCTCTCGATCTTCTGGTCGCGAGCCCCGGCGCCGCGCACATCTATCCGAAGCCGCATCGGGTGATCGAGCGCGCCTGGGGCGAAGGCGTGCCGGTCGACAACGAGATCGGCCTGTTCTTCGCCGCCATCGCCCATTCCGGCGCCACCGTGATCGCCATCACCGGCACCAACGGCAAGTCGACCACGACGGCGCTCACCCGGCACCTCGTCGCATCCTCGGGCCGCGCGGTGCAGATGGGCGGCAATATCGGCGTGCCGGTGTTCGACCTCGACATGCCGGCGCCGGGCGACGTGGTGGTGCTGGAGCTTTCCTCCTATCAGATCGACCAGGCGCGCCAGCTTTCACCCGACATCGCGGTGTTCCTCAACCTCACGCCGGATCACTACGACCGTCACGGCGGCCGCGGTGGCTATTTCGCCGCCAAGCGCCGGCTGTTCGAGGTCGGGCGACCGCGCGTCTCCGTCATCGGCGTGGACGAAGAGGAGGGCCGCTTCCTCGCGAACCTTACCCGTGCCGGACGCGAACCCGGTGGCTCCACCATCGCCATCTCGGCGACGCGCGATCTCGGCGGCCATGGCCTCAGCTATCGCTTCGACGGCGAAGCCATCGTGGAACTGCGCGACGGCGAGGCGCGGGCGCGGTATCCGCTCGCCGGAATCGGCTCGCTCCGCGGCGTCCACAATGCGCAGAACGCCGCCGCCGCCATCGCAGCGGTGCGGGCGGCCGGTCTTGCCGCGGATGTCGTCGCCGACGGCCTGAAGACGTTTCCCGGCCTCGCCCACAGACTGGAAACGGTTGGTCGGCGCGGCAAGGTGCTTTTCATCAACGATTCCAAGGCGACCAACGCGGATTCGACCGCGAAGGCGCTGGCGAGCTTCGAGCGGATCTACTGGATCGCCGGCGGCGTTCCGAAGGCAGGCGGCATCGCCGACCTCGCGCCGTTCTTCGGCCGGATCGCTAAATCCTACCTGATCGGCGAGGCCGCCGCAGACTTCGCAGCCACCCTCGAGGGTCGCGTGCCGTTCGAATTGAACGGGACGCTGGATGCGGCGGTCGCCGCCGCGGCCCGCGATGCCGCCGGGGATGGAGCTGCCGAGCCGGTCGTACTGCTTTCGCCGGCATGCGCCTCGTTCGACCAGTTCAAGAGCTTCGAACAGCGCGGCGACGTGTTCCGCACGCTGGTTTCCGGCCTCGCCGGCATCGAAATGGGAGGTGCCTGA
- a CDS encoding FtsW/RodA/SpoVE family cell cycle protein, which translates to MVSRVDRSRVSEWWWTIDRYLLFTLLFLLASGVVLSFAASPAVAERIGAGTYHFVQRQAFFAVPAAFTLVAISMLTPKQVRSTAFMLYGVMLLLTIATLFFGAEVKGSRRWLNLAGMSVQPTEFLKPAFVILIAFALSEGAKRTGLPGKAIAAFLLAMTLAPVVAQPDLGQAMLLSITWCAMIFLAGLPWIFTVVLAALGASGLAGAYFVFPHVAGRINRFLDPGSGDTFQVDTAMDSFAAGGWFGVGPGEGSMKQILPDAHTDFVFAVTAEEFGILACMLLVSLFGFIILRGLRHARDEPDPFVRLATSGLVILFGVQASINMAVNLHLMPAKGMTLPFISYGGSSLVAIALEMGFVLALTRRRPRIDAPFRPIVMTRRERTA; encoded by the coding sequence ATGGTCTCGCGCGTCGACCGAAGCCGGGTATCGGAATGGTGGTGGACCATTGACCGCTACCTGCTGTTCACGCTCCTGTTCCTGCTGGCGAGCGGCGTGGTGCTTTCGTTCGCGGCAAGCCCCGCGGTCGCCGAGCGCATCGGCGCCGGCACCTACCATTTCGTGCAGAGGCAGGCGTTCTTCGCCGTTCCGGCCGCCTTCACGCTCGTCGCGATCTCGATGCTGACGCCGAAGCAGGTGCGTTCGACCGCCTTCATGCTCTACGGCGTGATGCTTCTGCTCACCATCGCGACGCTGTTCTTTGGCGCCGAGGTCAAGGGCTCGCGGCGCTGGCTCAACCTCGCCGGCATGTCGGTGCAGCCGACGGAGTTTCTGAAGCCGGCATTCGTGATCCTGATCGCATTCGCGCTTTCGGAAGGCGCCAAGCGCACCGGCCTGCCCGGAAAGGCCATCGCCGCCTTCCTTCTGGCGATGACGCTCGCCCCCGTGGTGGCGCAGCCCGACCTCGGTCAGGCGATGCTCTTGTCGATCACGTGGTGCGCGATGATCTTCCTCGCCGGCCTGCCGTGGATCTTCACGGTCGTGCTGGCGGCGCTCGGCGCGAGCGGCCTTGCGGGCGCCTATTTCGTGTTTCCCCACGTCGCGGGCCGCATCAACCGCTTCCTCGATCCCGGATCCGGCGACACCTTCCAGGTGGATACGGCGATGGATTCCTTCGCCGCCGGCGGCTGGTTCGGCGTCGGTCCCGGCGAGGGCAGCATGAAGCAGATCCTGCCCGACGCCCACACCGACTTCGTGTTCGCGGTGACCGCCGAGGAGTTCGGCATCCTCGCCTGCATGCTGCTGGTGTCGCTGTTCGGTTTCATCATCCTGCGCGGCCTCCGCCACGCCCGCGACGAGCCCGACCCGTTCGTGCGGCTCGCAACGTCCGGCCTCGTCATCCTGTTCGGCGTCCAGGCCTCCATCAACATGGCGGTGAACCTGCACCTGATGCCGGCCAAGGGCATGACCCTGCCCTTCATCTCCTACGGCGGTTCCTCGCTGGTCGCCATCGCGCTCGAAATGGGTTTCGTGCTGGCCCTGACGCGGCGCCGCCCACGCATCGATGCGCCGTTCCGTCCGATCGTCATGACCCGGCGGGAGCGCACGGCATGA